A genomic window from Gossypium hirsutum isolate 1008001.06 chromosome D10, Gossypium_hirsutum_v2.1, whole genome shotgun sequence includes:
- the LOC107916201 gene encoding serine/threonine-protein phosphatase 4 regulatory subunit 3B isoform X4 — MNNELRELPAVELSTLPIILKIVTESSLADQMQLTELILNDQAFFQKLMDLFRICEDLENVDGLHMIFKIVKGIIMLNSPQVFEKIFGDELIIDIIGSLEYDPFVPQVQQYRKFLKDQAVFKEVIPFKNPVVLSKIHQTFRVGYLKDVVLARVLDEATVASLNSIIHSNNAIVISLLKDDSTFIQELFARLRSPTTSAESKKNLVYFLHEFCSLSKSLQMGQQLPIFRDLMNEGIIDIITDALQSEDKKIVLMGTDILILFLNQDPNLLRSYVVRQEENLLLGLLVKGMITDFGEDMHCQFLEILRSLLDSVTFTGAQRDTIVETFYEKHLGQLIDVIILSCPRDEASTGKLAGTAGRVESQNSTKPEILLNICELLCFCVVHHPYRIKCNFLLNNAIDKVLLLTQRREKYLVAAAVRFVRTILSRHDEHLISHFVKYSLLKSIVDAFVANGNRYNVLNSAVLELFEYIRKENLKLLVKHIVDSFWNQLVQFEHLPSLQSFKVKYKQFLENCGPETNVNAPDPRKRIDERALEKEEEDYFNEESDEEDTTSASHPQKVQSQPVLSNGVAVSCPSSRPRSGGLVDYDDEDDEDYRPPPRKQTETSEDDEGSMESLGLKRKLTPKEKEPGLAKKQRLGKSSKPRDSVFAALCSTLSQAVLPSKKTANAMHLSTQSGEENHIEKESGSPRSCDNKSPNEGNLREKESPRNCSEYLHSPSDNRQLSGEDPRSLLPSKSSPEMAVNGS, encoded by the exons ATGAATAATGAGTTGAGGGAGTTGCCTGCTGTGGAGCTTTCCACTCTCCCCATAATCCTCAAG ATTGTCACCGAGAGTAGCCTTGCTGATCAGATGCAGCTGACTGAACTTATATTAAATGAT CAAGCTTTCTTCCAGAAGCTGATGGACCTATTCAGAATATGTGAAGATTTGGAAAATGTTGATGGTCTTCACATGATATTTAAAATTGTGAAGGGGATAA TTATGCTCAATAGTCCTCaagtttttgagaaaatatttgggGATGAATTAATCATTGATATTATCGGTTCCCTAGAAT ATGATCCTTTTGTTCCCCAGGTGCAACAATATCGTAAATTTCTGAAAGATCAAGCTGTTTTTAAGGAG GTCATTCCATTTAAAAATCCAGTAGTCTTGTCAAAGATACACCAGACATTCCGAGTTGGTTATCTGAAG GATGTTGTTTTGGCAAGGGTATTGGATGAGGCCACAGTTGCCAGTTTGAATTCTATAATTCATTCGAATAATGCTATT GTTATTTCTTTATTGAAGGACGATAGCACCTTTATTCAAGAATTGTTTGCAAGGCTGAGGTCGCCAACCACATCTGCTGAATCAAAGAAAAATCTG GTATATTTCCTGCATGAATTTTGTAGTTTAAGCAAGAGTCTGCAAATGGGACAGCAGCTTCCAATATTTAG GGATCTTATGAATGAAGGTATCATTGACATTATAACTGATGCTTTGCAGAGTGAAGATAAAAAGATTGTACTAATGGG GACAGACATCCTCATACTATTCTTGAATCAGGATCCAAACCTTCTGCGGTCTTATGTTGTTCGTCAGGAAGAAAATCTACTTTTAGGACTTCTG GTTAAAGGGATGATAACAGATTTTGGAGAGGATATGCACTGCCAATTTCTTGAAATTCTTCGTAGTTTGCTAGATTCGGTCACATTTACTGGAGCTCAG AGAGATACAATTGTTGAAACTTTTTATGAGAAACATTTGGGCCAGCTAATTGATGTCATAATATTATCATGTCCTCGTGATGAGGCGTCAACCGGTAAATTGGCAGGCACTGCAGGGAGAGTTGAAAGCCAAAATAGCACAAAGCCTGAAATTCTGTTAAACATATGTGAATTGTTGTGCTTTTGTGTTGTCCACCATCCATATAGAATAAA GTGTAATTTTCTCCTTAACAATGCCATAGACAAAGTTTTGTTACTTACGCAGAGAAGGGAAAAATACCTTGTAGCTGCTGCAGTTCGCTTTGTTCGCACTATTCTCTCTCGTCAT GATGAACATTTGATAAGTCACTTTGTCAAGTACAGCCTTCTCAAATCAATTGTAGATGCTTTTGTTGCTAATGGTAATCGTTACAATGTGCTGAATTCTGCAGTCTTGGAACTTTTTGAATATATCCGCAAG GAAAACCTGAAATTATTGGTTAAACATATAGTTGATTCATTTTGGAATCAGTTGGTACAATTTGAGCACTTGCCTTCTCTTCAGTCTTTCAAAGTCAAATACAAGCAG TTCTTGGAAAATTGTGGACCTGAAACGAATGTTAATGCACCGGACCCTAGAAAACGGATTGATGAGCGTGCTTtggagaaagaagaggaagactATTTTAATGAGGAGAG TGATGAAGAGGATACAACATCTGCATCTCATCCTCAGAAAGTGCAATCTCAGCCTGTTTTATCCAATGGAGTTGCTGTCAGCTGCCCATCATCACG ccCTAGATCTGGTGGGCTTGTTGACTATGATGATGAGGACGATGAAGACTACAGACCACCTCCAAGGAAACAGACTGAAACCTCGGAGGATGATGAAGGAAGCATGGAGTCCCTTGGCTTGAAGCGTAAGTTGACTCCTAAGGAAAAGGAACCTGGGCTAGCTAAGAAGCAGCGTTTGGGTAAAAGCTCTAAACCAAGAGATAGTGTATTTGCGGCTTTGTGTTCAACCCTAAGCCAGGCAGTGCTGCCTAGTAAGAAAACCGCAAATGCCATGCATTTATCTACTCAATCAGGTGAGGAGAATCATATTGAAAAGGAATCTGGCAGTCCCAGAAGTTGTGATAACAAAAGTCCAAACGAAGGCAACCTTAGAGAGAAGGAATCTCCTAGAAACTGTTCAGAGTACCTGCATAGCCCCTCTGACAATAGACAATTAAGTGGAGAGGACCCCCGTTCGTTGCTACCATCAAAATCATCACCTGAAATGGCTGTAAATGGATCATGA
- the LOC107916202 gene encoding outer envelope pore protein 16-2, chloroplastic isoform X1 codes for MSSNSEAKSLLDELRFDKGDIFDLGHPLLNWTAQSFVKTAGIGALQAIAREACHIAFEGKRTGPIKSTDITGVKNKKQGFPVLRGETSRNSLEAMVKHTGKESLQWGLAAGLYSGLTYGLKEARGSHDWTNSAVAGAITGMAVALTCDNTTHEQVLHYAISGAALSTAANLLDF; via the exons ATGAGTAGTAACTCGGAGGCGAAGTCTTTGCTTGATGAATTGCGCTTCGATAAGGGAGATATCTTCGACCTGGGACACCCTCTTCTCAACTGGACTGCTCAGAGCTTTGTCAAAACTGCTGGT ATTGGAGCACTTCAAGCTATCGCCAGGGAGGCTTGTCATATAGCTTTTGAAGGCAAAC GAACTGGACCCATTAAATCGACTGATATCACTGGTGTCAAGAATAAGAAGCAAGGCTTCCCTGTCCTCAGAG GGGAAACCAGTCGAAATTCTCTTGAAGCAATG GTGAAGCACACTGGAAAAGAATCACTACAGTGGG GGCTGGCTGCTGGATTATATTCAGGTCTTACATATGGGCTAAAAGAGGCTCGTGGATCTCATGATTGG ACAAATAGTGCAGTGGCAGGGGCGATAACAGGGATGGCAGTAGCACTTACGTGTGATAATACTACCCACGAGCAGGTTCTGCATTATGCCATTAGTGGAGCTGCTCTTTCCACTGCTGCAAACCTTCTAGACTTTTAA
- the LOC107916202 gene encoding outer envelope pore protein 16-2, chloroplastic isoform X2, with protein sequence MSSNSEAKSLLDELRFDKGDIFDLGHPLLNWTAQSFVKTAGIGALQAIAREACHIAFEGTGPIKSTDITGVKNKKQGFPVLRGETSRNSLEAMVKHTGKESLQWGLAAGLYSGLTYGLKEARGSHDWTNSAVAGAITGMAVALTCDNTTHEQVLHYAISGAALSTAANLLDF encoded by the exons ATGAGTAGTAACTCGGAGGCGAAGTCTTTGCTTGATGAATTGCGCTTCGATAAGGGAGATATCTTCGACCTGGGACACCCTCTTCTCAACTGGACTGCTCAGAGCTTTGTCAAAACTGCTGGT ATTGGAGCACTTCAAGCTATCGCCAGGGAGGCTTGTCATATAGCTTTTGAAG GAACTGGACCCATTAAATCGACTGATATCACTGGTGTCAAGAATAAGAAGCAAGGCTTCCCTGTCCTCAGAG GGGAAACCAGTCGAAATTCTCTTGAAGCAATG GTGAAGCACACTGGAAAAGAATCACTACAGTGGG GGCTGGCTGCTGGATTATATTCAGGTCTTACATATGGGCTAAAAGAGGCTCGTGGATCTCATGATTGG ACAAATAGTGCAGTGGCAGGGGCGATAACAGGGATGGCAGTAGCACTTACGTGTGATAATACTACCCACGAGCAGGTTCTGCATTATGCCATTAGTGGAGCTGCTCTTTCCACTGCTGCAAACCTTCTAGACTTTTAA
- the LOC107916201 gene encoding serine/threonine-protein phosphatase 4 regulatory subunit 3 isoform X5, with the protein MGAQEKPQGNANSMQIVTESSLADQMQLTELILNDQAFFQKLMDLFRICEDLENVDGLHMIFKIVKGIIMLNSPQVFEKIFGDELIIDIIGSLEYDPFVPQVQQYRKFLKDQAVFKEVIPFKNPVVLSKIHQTFRVGYLKDVVLARVLDEATVASLNSIIHSNNAIVISLLKDDSTFIQELFARLRSPTTSAESKKNLVYFLHEFCSLSKSLQMGQQLPIFRDLMNEGIIDIITDALQSEDKKIVLMGTDILILFLNQDPNLLRSYVVRQEENLLLGLLVKGMITDFGEDMHCQFLEILRSLLDSVTFTGAQRDTIVETFYEKHLGQLIDVIILSCPRDEASTGKLAGTAGRVESQNSTKPEILLNICELLCFCVVHHPYRIKCNFLLNNAIDKVLLLTQRREKYLVAAAVRFVRTILSRHDEHLISHFVKYSLLKSIVDAFVANGNRYNVLNSAVLELFEYIRKENLKLLVKHIVDSFWNQLVQFEHLPSLQSFKVKYKQFLENCGPETNVNAPDPRKRIDERALEKEEEDYFNEESDEEDTTSASHPQKVQSQPVLSNGVAVSCPSSRPRSGGLVDYDDEDDEDYRPPPRKQTETSEDDEGSMESLGLKRKLTPKEKEPGLAKKQRLGKSSKPRDSVFAALCSTLSQAVLPSKKTANAMHLSTQSGEENHIEKESGSPRSCDNKSPNEGNLREKESPRNCSEYLHSPSDNRQLSGEDPRSLLPSKSSPEMAVNGS; encoded by the exons ATTGTCACCGAGAGTAGCCTTGCTGATCAGATGCAGCTGACTGAACTTATATTAAATGAT CAAGCTTTCTTCCAGAAGCTGATGGACCTATTCAGAATATGTGAAGATTTGGAAAATGTTGATGGTCTTCACATGATATTTAAAATTGTGAAGGGGATAA TTATGCTCAATAGTCCTCaagtttttgagaaaatatttgggGATGAATTAATCATTGATATTATCGGTTCCCTAGAAT ATGATCCTTTTGTTCCCCAGGTGCAACAATATCGTAAATTTCTGAAAGATCAAGCTGTTTTTAAGGAG GTCATTCCATTTAAAAATCCAGTAGTCTTGTCAAAGATACACCAGACATTCCGAGTTGGTTATCTGAAG GATGTTGTTTTGGCAAGGGTATTGGATGAGGCCACAGTTGCCAGTTTGAATTCTATAATTCATTCGAATAATGCTATT GTTATTTCTTTATTGAAGGACGATAGCACCTTTATTCAAGAATTGTTTGCAAGGCTGAGGTCGCCAACCACATCTGCTGAATCAAAGAAAAATCTG GTATATTTCCTGCATGAATTTTGTAGTTTAAGCAAGAGTCTGCAAATGGGACAGCAGCTTCCAATATTTAG GGATCTTATGAATGAAGGTATCATTGACATTATAACTGATGCTTTGCAGAGTGAAGATAAAAAGATTGTACTAATGGG GACAGACATCCTCATACTATTCTTGAATCAGGATCCAAACCTTCTGCGGTCTTATGTTGTTCGTCAGGAAGAAAATCTACTTTTAGGACTTCTG GTTAAAGGGATGATAACAGATTTTGGAGAGGATATGCACTGCCAATTTCTTGAAATTCTTCGTAGTTTGCTAGATTCGGTCACATTTACTGGAGCTCAG AGAGATACAATTGTTGAAACTTTTTATGAGAAACATTTGGGCCAGCTAATTGATGTCATAATATTATCATGTCCTCGTGATGAGGCGTCAACCGGTAAATTGGCAGGCACTGCAGGGAGAGTTGAAAGCCAAAATAGCACAAAGCCTGAAATTCTGTTAAACATATGTGAATTGTTGTGCTTTTGTGTTGTCCACCATCCATATAGAATAAA GTGTAATTTTCTCCTTAACAATGCCATAGACAAAGTTTTGTTACTTACGCAGAGAAGGGAAAAATACCTTGTAGCTGCTGCAGTTCGCTTTGTTCGCACTATTCTCTCTCGTCAT GATGAACATTTGATAAGTCACTTTGTCAAGTACAGCCTTCTCAAATCAATTGTAGATGCTTTTGTTGCTAATGGTAATCGTTACAATGTGCTGAATTCTGCAGTCTTGGAACTTTTTGAATATATCCGCAAG GAAAACCTGAAATTATTGGTTAAACATATAGTTGATTCATTTTGGAATCAGTTGGTACAATTTGAGCACTTGCCTTCTCTTCAGTCTTTCAAAGTCAAATACAAGCAG TTCTTGGAAAATTGTGGACCTGAAACGAATGTTAATGCACCGGACCCTAGAAAACGGATTGATGAGCGTGCTTtggagaaagaagaggaagactATTTTAATGAGGAGAG TGATGAAGAGGATACAACATCTGCATCTCATCCTCAGAAAGTGCAATCTCAGCCTGTTTTATCCAATGGAGTTGCTGTCAGCTGCCCATCATCACG ccCTAGATCTGGTGGGCTTGTTGACTATGATGATGAGGACGATGAAGACTACAGACCACCTCCAAGGAAACAGACTGAAACCTCGGAGGATGATGAAGGAAGCATGGAGTCCCTTGGCTTGAAGCGTAAGTTGACTCCTAAGGAAAAGGAACCTGGGCTAGCTAAGAAGCAGCGTTTGGGTAAAAGCTCTAAACCAAGAGATAGTGTATTTGCGGCTTTGTGTTCAACCCTAAGCCAGGCAGTGCTGCCTAGTAAGAAAACCGCAAATGCCATGCATTTATCTACTCAATCAGGTGAGGAGAATCATATTGAAAAGGAATCTGGCAGTCCCAGAAGTTGTGATAACAAAAGTCCAAACGAAGGCAACCTTAGAGAGAAGGAATCTCCTAGAAACTGTTCAGAGTACCTGCATAGCCCCTCTGACAATAGACAATTAAGTGGAGAGGACCCCCGTTCGTTGCTACCATCAAAATCATCACCTGAAATGGCTGTAAATGGATCATGA
- the LOC107916202 gene encoding outer envelope pore protein 16-2, chloroplastic isoform X3, with product MSSNSEAKSLLDELRFDKGDIFDLGHPLLNWTAQSFVKTAGIGALQAIAREACHIAFEGKRTGPIKSTDITGVKNKKQGFPVLRGETSRNSLEAMVKHTGKESLQWGLAAGLYSGLTYGLKEARGSHDWTNSAVAGAITGMAVALTCDNTTHEQGQGQGQGL from the exons ATGAGTAGTAACTCGGAGGCGAAGTCTTTGCTTGATGAATTGCGCTTCGATAAGGGAGATATCTTCGACCTGGGACACCCTCTTCTCAACTGGACTGCTCAGAGCTTTGTCAAAACTGCTGGT ATTGGAGCACTTCAAGCTATCGCCAGGGAGGCTTGTCATATAGCTTTTGAAGGCAAAC GAACTGGACCCATTAAATCGACTGATATCACTGGTGTCAAGAATAAGAAGCAAGGCTTCCCTGTCCTCAGAG GGGAAACCAGTCGAAATTCTCTTGAAGCAATG GTGAAGCACACTGGAAAAGAATCACTACAGTGGG GGCTGGCTGCTGGATTATATTCAGGTCTTACATATGGGCTAAAAGAGGCTCGTGGATCTCATGATTGG ACAAATAGTGCAGTGGCAGGGGCGATAACAGGGATGGCAGTAGCACTTACGTGTGATAATACTACCCACGAGCAG GGGCAGGGGCAGGGGCAGGGTCTTTAG
- the LOC107916201 gene encoding serine/threonine-protein phosphatase 4 regulatory subunit 3 isoform X6 yields the protein MPHNTIILPLGQEIVTESSLADQMQLTELILNDQAFFQKLMDLFRICEDLENVDGLHMIFKIVKGIIMLNSPQVFEKIFGDELIIDIIGSLEYDPFVPQVQQYRKFLKDQAVFKEVIPFKNPVVLSKIHQTFRVGYLKDVVLARVLDEATVASLNSIIHSNNAIVISLLKDDSTFIQELFARLRSPTTSAESKKNLVYFLHEFCSLSKSLQMGQQLPIFRDLMNEGIIDIITDALQSEDKKIVLMGTDILILFLNQDPNLLRSYVVRQEENLLLGLLVKGMITDFGEDMHCQFLEILRSLLDSVTFTGAQRDTIVETFYEKHLGQLIDVIILSCPRDEASTGKLAGTAGRVESQNSTKPEILLNICELLCFCVVHHPYRIKCNFLLNNAIDKVLLLTQRREKYLVAAAVRFVRTILSRHDEHLISHFVKYSLLKSIVDAFVANGNRYNVLNSAVLELFEYIRKENLKLLVKHIVDSFWNQLVQFEHLPSLQSFKVKYKQFLENCGPETNVNAPDPRKRIDERALEKEEEDYFNEESDEEDTTSASHPQKVQSQPVLSNGVAVSCPSSRPRSGGLVDYDDEDDEDYRPPPRKQTETSEDDEGSMESLGLKRKLTPKEKEPGLAKKQRLGKSSKPRDSVFAALCSTLSQAVLPSKKTANAMHLSTQSGEENHIEKESGSPRSCDNKSPNEGNLREKESPRNCSEYLHSPSDNRQLSGEDPRSLLPSKSSPEMAVNGS from the exons ATGCCACACAACACAATAATCTTGCCACTAGGCCAAGAG ATTGTCACCGAGAGTAGCCTTGCTGATCAGATGCAGCTGACTGAACTTATATTAAATGAT CAAGCTTTCTTCCAGAAGCTGATGGACCTATTCAGAATATGTGAAGATTTGGAAAATGTTGATGGTCTTCACATGATATTTAAAATTGTGAAGGGGATAA TTATGCTCAATAGTCCTCaagtttttgagaaaatatttgggGATGAATTAATCATTGATATTATCGGTTCCCTAGAAT ATGATCCTTTTGTTCCCCAGGTGCAACAATATCGTAAATTTCTGAAAGATCAAGCTGTTTTTAAGGAG GTCATTCCATTTAAAAATCCAGTAGTCTTGTCAAAGATACACCAGACATTCCGAGTTGGTTATCTGAAG GATGTTGTTTTGGCAAGGGTATTGGATGAGGCCACAGTTGCCAGTTTGAATTCTATAATTCATTCGAATAATGCTATT GTTATTTCTTTATTGAAGGACGATAGCACCTTTATTCAAGAATTGTTTGCAAGGCTGAGGTCGCCAACCACATCTGCTGAATCAAAGAAAAATCTG GTATATTTCCTGCATGAATTTTGTAGTTTAAGCAAGAGTCTGCAAATGGGACAGCAGCTTCCAATATTTAG GGATCTTATGAATGAAGGTATCATTGACATTATAACTGATGCTTTGCAGAGTGAAGATAAAAAGATTGTACTAATGGG GACAGACATCCTCATACTATTCTTGAATCAGGATCCAAACCTTCTGCGGTCTTATGTTGTTCGTCAGGAAGAAAATCTACTTTTAGGACTTCTG GTTAAAGGGATGATAACAGATTTTGGAGAGGATATGCACTGCCAATTTCTTGAAATTCTTCGTAGTTTGCTAGATTCGGTCACATTTACTGGAGCTCAG AGAGATACAATTGTTGAAACTTTTTATGAGAAACATTTGGGCCAGCTAATTGATGTCATAATATTATCATGTCCTCGTGATGAGGCGTCAACCGGTAAATTGGCAGGCACTGCAGGGAGAGTTGAAAGCCAAAATAGCACAAAGCCTGAAATTCTGTTAAACATATGTGAATTGTTGTGCTTTTGTGTTGTCCACCATCCATATAGAATAAA GTGTAATTTTCTCCTTAACAATGCCATAGACAAAGTTTTGTTACTTACGCAGAGAAGGGAAAAATACCTTGTAGCTGCTGCAGTTCGCTTTGTTCGCACTATTCTCTCTCGTCAT GATGAACATTTGATAAGTCACTTTGTCAAGTACAGCCTTCTCAAATCAATTGTAGATGCTTTTGTTGCTAATGGTAATCGTTACAATGTGCTGAATTCTGCAGTCTTGGAACTTTTTGAATATATCCGCAAG GAAAACCTGAAATTATTGGTTAAACATATAGTTGATTCATTTTGGAATCAGTTGGTACAATTTGAGCACTTGCCTTCTCTTCAGTCTTTCAAAGTCAAATACAAGCAG TTCTTGGAAAATTGTGGACCTGAAACGAATGTTAATGCACCGGACCCTAGAAAACGGATTGATGAGCGTGCTTtggagaaagaagaggaagactATTTTAATGAGGAGAG TGATGAAGAGGATACAACATCTGCATCTCATCCTCAGAAAGTGCAATCTCAGCCTGTTTTATCCAATGGAGTTGCTGTCAGCTGCCCATCATCACG ccCTAGATCTGGTGGGCTTGTTGACTATGATGATGAGGACGATGAAGACTACAGACCACCTCCAAGGAAACAGACTGAAACCTCGGAGGATGATGAAGGAAGCATGGAGTCCCTTGGCTTGAAGCGTAAGTTGACTCCTAAGGAAAAGGAACCTGGGCTAGCTAAGAAGCAGCGTTTGGGTAAAAGCTCTAAACCAAGAGATAGTGTATTTGCGGCTTTGTGTTCAACCCTAAGCCAGGCAGTGCTGCCTAGTAAGAAAACCGCAAATGCCATGCATTTATCTACTCAATCAGGTGAGGAGAATCATATTGAAAAGGAATCTGGCAGTCCCAGAAGTTGTGATAACAAAAGTCCAAACGAAGGCAACCTTAGAGAGAAGGAATCTCCTAGAAACTGTTCAGAGTACCTGCATAGCCCCTCTGACAATAGACAATTAAGTGGAGAGGACCCCCGTTCGTTGCTACCATCAAAATCATCACCTGAAATGGCTGTAAATGGATCATGA
- the LOC107916201 gene encoding serine/threonine-protein phosphatase 4 regulatory subunit 3 isoform X3: MHFNSLNHETFHTMNNELRELPAVELSTLPIILKIVTESSLADQMQLTELILNDQAFFQKLMDLFRICEDLENVDGLHMIFKIVKGIIMLNSPQVFEKIFGDELIIDIIGSLEYDPFVPQVQQYRKFLKDQAVFKEVIPFKNPVVLSKIHQTFRVGYLKDVVLARVLDEATVASLNSIIHSNNAIVISLLKDDSTFIQELFARLRSPTTSAESKKNLVYFLHEFCSLSKSLQMGQQLPIFRDLMNEGIIDIITDALQSEDKKIVLMGTDILILFLNQDPNLLRSYVVRQEENLLLGLLVKGMITDFGEDMHCQFLEILRSLLDSVTFTGAQRDTIVETFYEKHLGQLIDVIILSCPRDEASTGKLAGTAGRVESQNSTKPEILLNICELLCFCVVHHPYRIKCNFLLNNAIDKVLLLTQRREKYLVAAAVRFVRTILSRHDEHLISHFVKYSLLKSIVDAFVANGNRYNVLNSAVLELFEYIRKENLKLLVKHIVDSFWNQLVQFEHLPSLQSFKVKYKQFLENCGPETNVNAPDPRKRIDERALEKEEEDYFNEESDEEDTTSASHPQKVQSQPVLSNGVAVSCPSSRPRSGGLVDYDDEDDEDYRPPPRKQTETSEDDEGSMESLGLKRKLTPKEKEPGLAKKQRLGKSSKPRDSVFAALCSTLSQAVLPSKKTANAMHLSTQSGEENHIEKESGSPRSCDNKSPNEGNLREKESPRNCSEYLHSPSDNRQLSGEDPRSLLPSKSSPEMAVNGS; this comes from the exons ATGAGACATTTCACACAATGAATAATGAGTTGAGGGAGTTGCCTGCTGTGGAGCTTTCCACTCTCCCCATAATCCTCAAG ATTGTCACCGAGAGTAGCCTTGCTGATCAGATGCAGCTGACTGAACTTATATTAAATGAT CAAGCTTTCTTCCAGAAGCTGATGGACCTATTCAGAATATGTGAAGATTTGGAAAATGTTGATGGTCTTCACATGATATTTAAAATTGTGAAGGGGATAA TTATGCTCAATAGTCCTCaagtttttgagaaaatatttgggGATGAATTAATCATTGATATTATCGGTTCCCTAGAAT ATGATCCTTTTGTTCCCCAGGTGCAACAATATCGTAAATTTCTGAAAGATCAAGCTGTTTTTAAGGAG GTCATTCCATTTAAAAATCCAGTAGTCTTGTCAAAGATACACCAGACATTCCGAGTTGGTTATCTGAAG GATGTTGTTTTGGCAAGGGTATTGGATGAGGCCACAGTTGCCAGTTTGAATTCTATAATTCATTCGAATAATGCTATT GTTATTTCTTTATTGAAGGACGATAGCACCTTTATTCAAGAATTGTTTGCAAGGCTGAGGTCGCCAACCACATCTGCTGAATCAAAGAAAAATCTG GTATATTTCCTGCATGAATTTTGTAGTTTAAGCAAGAGTCTGCAAATGGGACAGCAGCTTCCAATATTTAG GGATCTTATGAATGAAGGTATCATTGACATTATAACTGATGCTTTGCAGAGTGAAGATAAAAAGATTGTACTAATGGG GACAGACATCCTCATACTATTCTTGAATCAGGATCCAAACCTTCTGCGGTCTTATGTTGTTCGTCAGGAAGAAAATCTACTTTTAGGACTTCTG GTTAAAGGGATGATAACAGATTTTGGAGAGGATATGCACTGCCAATTTCTTGAAATTCTTCGTAGTTTGCTAGATTCGGTCACATTTACTGGAGCTCAG AGAGATACAATTGTTGAAACTTTTTATGAGAAACATTTGGGCCAGCTAATTGATGTCATAATATTATCATGTCCTCGTGATGAGGCGTCAACCGGTAAATTGGCAGGCACTGCAGGGAGAGTTGAAAGCCAAAATAGCACAAAGCCTGAAATTCTGTTAAACATATGTGAATTGTTGTGCTTTTGTGTTGTCCACCATCCATATAGAATAAA GTGTAATTTTCTCCTTAACAATGCCATAGACAAAGTTTTGTTACTTACGCAGAGAAGGGAAAAATACCTTGTAGCTGCTGCAGTTCGCTTTGTTCGCACTATTCTCTCTCGTCAT GATGAACATTTGATAAGTCACTTTGTCAAGTACAGCCTTCTCAAATCAATTGTAGATGCTTTTGTTGCTAATGGTAATCGTTACAATGTGCTGAATTCTGCAGTCTTGGAACTTTTTGAATATATCCGCAAG GAAAACCTGAAATTATTGGTTAAACATATAGTTGATTCATTTTGGAATCAGTTGGTACAATTTGAGCACTTGCCTTCTCTTCAGTCTTTCAAAGTCAAATACAAGCAG TTCTTGGAAAATTGTGGACCTGAAACGAATGTTAATGCACCGGACCCTAGAAAACGGATTGATGAGCGTGCTTtggagaaagaagaggaagactATTTTAATGAGGAGAG TGATGAAGAGGATACAACATCTGCATCTCATCCTCAGAAAGTGCAATCTCAGCCTGTTTTATCCAATGGAGTTGCTGTCAGCTGCCCATCATCACG ccCTAGATCTGGTGGGCTTGTTGACTATGATGATGAGGACGATGAAGACTACAGACCACCTCCAAGGAAACAGACTGAAACCTCGGAGGATGATGAAGGAAGCATGGAGTCCCTTGGCTTGAAGCGTAAGTTGACTCCTAAGGAAAAGGAACCTGGGCTAGCTAAGAAGCAGCGTTTGGGTAAAAGCTCTAAACCAAGAGATAGTGTATTTGCGGCTTTGTGTTCAACCCTAAGCCAGGCAGTGCTGCCTAGTAAGAAAACCGCAAATGCCATGCATTTATCTACTCAATCAGGTGAGGAGAATCATATTGAAAAGGAATCTGGCAGTCCCAGAAGTTGTGATAACAAAAGTCCAAACGAAGGCAACCTTAGAGAGAAGGAATCTCCTAGAAACTGTTCAGAGTACCTGCATAGCCCCTCTGACAATAGACAATTAAGTGGAGAGGACCCCCGTTCGTTGCTACCATCAAAATCATCACCTGAAATGGCTGTAAATGGATCATGA